A genome region from Bradyrhizobium sp. WSM1417 includes the following:
- a CDS encoding ABC transporter ATP-binding protein, with protein MSETLQPAAHLRLVSDRAAGDASGIKLSGVSKTYRTRDGDVPSLRPLDFHINDGEFFVVVGPSGCGKSTLLKLISGLLPPTTGETLVEGEKVTAPHGNVGIVFQNALLLPWRNILSNVMLPIDMKRLPRQTYLDRAKALLKLVGLEGFEKKLPWQLSGGMQQRASICRALVHDPRIMLMDEPFGALDALTRERMNVELMRIQRETRKTVLLITHSIPEAVFLADRVLVMTERPGAVAAIYDVPLPRPRSLDVMADPVFTELVQRIRKHFFSQGALD; from the coding sequence ATGAGTGAAACCCTGCAGCCGGCCGCGCATCTGAGACTGGTGAGCGACCGGGCTGCCGGCGATGCGTCGGGCATCAAACTGTCCGGCGTGTCGAAGACCTATCGGACGCGCGACGGCGATGTGCCATCGTTGCGGCCGCTCGACTTCCACATCAATGACGGTGAGTTCTTCGTCGTGGTCGGCCCGTCCGGCTGCGGCAAGTCCACGCTGCTCAAGCTGATCTCGGGACTGCTGCCGCCGACCACGGGCGAGACCCTGGTCGAGGGCGAGAAGGTGACGGCGCCGCATGGCAATGTCGGCATCGTGTTCCAGAACGCGCTGCTGCTGCCATGGCGCAACATCCTGTCCAACGTGATGCTGCCGATCGACATGAAGCGGCTGCCGCGGCAGACATATCTCGACCGCGCCAAGGCACTGTTGAAGCTGGTTGGGCTCGAAGGTTTCGAGAAGAAGCTGCCGTGGCAGCTCTCCGGCGGTATGCAGCAGCGCGCCTCGATTTGCCGCGCCCTGGTGCATGATCCCCGGATCATGCTGATGGACGAGCCGTTCGGCGCGCTCGACGCGTTGACGCGCGAGCGCATGAATGTCGAGCTGATGCGGATCCAGCGCGAGACCAGGAAGACGGTCCTGCTGATCACGCATTCGATCCCCGAGGCCGTGTTCCTCGCCGATCGCGTGCTGGTCATGACCGAGCGGCCCGGCGCGGTCGCCGCGATCTACGACGTGCCGCTGCCGCGGCCCCGTTCGCTGGACGTGATGGCGGACCCGGTTTTCACGGAGCTGGTGCAGCGGATCCGCAAGCACTTCTTCTCGCAAGGGGCGTTGGACTAA
- a CDS encoding Gfo/Idh/MocA family protein, translating into MTTQRLGLIMNGVTGRMGLNQHLIRSIVAIREQGGVRLKNGDRVMPDPILVGRSAEKVEGLAKRYNITRWTTDLDAALADKNDTMFFDAATTQARPGLLTQAINAGKHVYCEKPIATNFEAALEVVKLANSKGIKHGTVQDKLFLPGLKKIAFLRDSGFFGRILSVRGEFGYWVFEGGWQEAQRPSWNYRDEDGGGIILDMVCHWRYVLDNLFGEVESVSCIGNTDIPERFDEQGKKYKATADDSAYATFQLKGGAIAHINMSWVTRVYRDDLVTFQVDGTLGSAVAGLSDCMIQARQATPRPVWNPDEKRLHDFYGDWQKLPDNVTYDNGFKEQWEMFIRHVYEDAPYKFTLLEGVKGVQLAECALKSWKERRWIDVAPIKV; encoded by the coding sequence ATGACCACCCAACGCCTCGGCCTCATCATGAACGGCGTCACCGGCCGCATGGGCCTCAACCAGCATCTGATCCGCTCGATCGTCGCGATTCGCGAGCAGGGCGGCGTCCGCTTGAAGAACGGCGACCGCGTGATGCCGGACCCGATCCTGGTCGGCCGCAGCGCCGAGAAGGTCGAGGGGCTCGCCAAGCGCTACAACATCACGCGCTGGACCACGGATCTCGACGCCGCCCTCGCTGACAAGAACGACACCATGTTCTTCGATGCCGCAACCACGCAGGCGCGCCCCGGGCTGCTGACCCAGGCCATCAATGCCGGCAAGCACGTCTATTGCGAGAAGCCGATCGCGACGAACTTCGAGGCGGCGCTCGAGGTCGTCAAGCTCGCCAATTCCAAGGGCATCAAGCACGGCACGGTGCAGGACAAGCTGTTCCTGCCCGGCCTGAAGAAGATTGCCTTCCTGCGCGACTCCGGCTTCTTCGGCCGCATCCTCTCGGTGCGCGGCGAGTTCGGCTATTGGGTGTTCGAAGGTGGCTGGCAGGAGGCGCAGCGGCCGTCATGGAATTATCGCGACGAGGACGGCGGCGGCATCATCCTCGACATGGTTTGCCACTGGCGCTACGTGCTCGACAATCTCTTCGGCGAGGTCGAGAGCGTGAGCTGCATCGGCAACACCGACATCCCGGAGCGTTTCGACGAGCAGGGCAAGAAGTACAAGGCGACCGCGGACGACTCCGCCTATGCCACGTTCCAGCTCAAGGGCGGCGCCATCGCCCACATCAATATGTCCTGGGTGACGCGCGTCTATCGCGACGATCTCGTCACCTTCCAGGTTGACGGCACACTCGGCTCGGCCGTCGCCGGCCTTTCCGACTGCATGATCCAGGCGCGGCAGGCGACGCCCCGGCCGGTGTGGAATCCCGACGAGAAGCGGCTGCACGATTTCTACGGCGACTGGCAGAAACTGCCTGACAACGTCACCTACGACAACGGCTTCAAGGAGCAGTGGGAGATGTTCATCCGCCACGTCTATGAAGATGCGCCCTACAAGTTCACGCTGCTCGAAGGCGTCAAGGGCGTGCAGCTCGCCGAATGCGCGCTCAAGAGCTGGAAGGAGCGGCGCTGGATCGATGTCGCGCCGATCAAGGTCTGA
- a CDS encoding dihydrodipicolinate synthase family protein — MNKPVLSMSSLSLKLPKADRSIETYRLAASRSFPAKLEGPLNRIAFSAVHTVTDPFADNDPWLSAAVDWDKTIAFREHVWDLGLGVAEAMDTAQRGMGLDWPTSLELITRSVSAAKRRNALVFSGAGTDHLAVEDAKNLDDVIRAYEEQISAVEKVGGRIILMASRALAKLGRNADDYARVYDRVLSQVREPVIIHWLGDMFDPALTGYWGTSDLDKAMDIAVAIINGNAAKVDGVKVSLLDKQREIDMRRRLDKRIKMYTGDDFNYAELIAGDEQGFSHALLGIFDAIAPAASYALSRLAAGDEAGFHDVLGPTVPLSRHIFKAPTRFYKTGVVFMAYLNGHQDHFTMVGGQESTRSTLHLAELFRLADKAGLLADPELATLRMKAVLSTHGIES, encoded by the coding sequence ATGAACAAGCCCGTCCTGTCGATGTCGTCCCTGTCGCTCAAACTGCCGAAGGCCGATCGCTCGATCGAGACCTACCGGCTCGCGGCCTCGCGAAGCTTTCCCGCAAAGCTTGAGGGCCCGCTGAACCGCATCGCGTTCTCGGCCGTCCATACCGTGACCGATCCCTTCGCCGACAACGACCCGTGGCTCTCCGCTGCCGTCGACTGGGACAAGACCATCGCCTTCCGCGAGCACGTCTGGGACCTCGGGCTCGGCGTTGCGGAAGCCATGGACACTGCGCAGCGTGGTATGGGATTGGACTGGCCGACCTCGCTGGAGTTGATCACGCGCTCGGTGTCTGCCGCCAAGCGACGCAACGCGTTGGTGTTCTCCGGCGCTGGCACGGACCATCTCGCGGTCGAGGACGCCAAAAATCTCGACGACGTGATCCGCGCCTATGAGGAGCAGATATCGGCTGTCGAGAAGGTCGGCGGCCGCATCATTTTGATGGCGTCACGCGCGCTGGCGAAGCTGGGCCGTAATGCCGACGATTACGCAAGGGTCTATGACCGCGTGCTGTCGCAGGTTCGCGAGCCCGTGATCATCCACTGGCTCGGCGACATGTTCGATCCGGCGCTAACGGGCTATTGGGGCACCAGCGATCTCGACAAGGCGATGGATATTGCGGTCGCCATCATCAACGGCAACGCCGCCAAGGTCGACGGTGTCAAGGTTTCGCTGCTCGACAAGCAGCGCGAGATCGACATGCGCCGTCGTCTCGACAAGCGCATCAAGATGTACACGGGCGACGACTTCAATTACGCGGAGCTGATCGCCGGCGACGAACAGGGCTTTTCGCACGCGCTGCTCGGCATTTTTGACGCGATCGCGCCGGCGGCGTCCTACGCCTTGTCGCGGTTGGCTGCTGGTGACGAAGCGGGCTTCCACGACGTGCTGGGGCCGACGGTGCCGCTGTCGCGGCACATCTTCAAAGCGCCGACGCGGTTCTACAAGACCGGCGTGGTGTTCATGGCCTATCTCAACGGCCACCAGGACCACTTCACCATGGTCGGCGGGCAGGAGAGCACGCGCTCGACGCTGCATCTGGCCGAGCTGTTCCGACTGGCCGACAAGGCCGGGCTGCTCGCCGATCCGGAGCTGGCGACGCTGCGGATGAAGGCGGTGCTCTCAACGCACGGAATCGAATCCTGA
- a CDS encoding sugar phosphate isomerase/epimerase has protein sequence MRDFASDHRWLSLNTATIRKQGDLVEIVEACARHGIRAIDPWRDQVAAVGLDRAARAVREAGLDLSGYCRGGMFTSDASRRVEVRDDNRRCVDEAKALGAPCIVLVVGGLPQYSRPGSEASKDIAGARTQVEEALAEMLDYAKQAKLPLAIEPLHPAYAADRACVNTTKQALDICDRLDPGRSGMLGVALDVYHIWWDPELMGQIARASRDRLLAFHVCDWLVPTRDILNDRGMMGDGVIDIKSVREAVEAQGFAGYSEIEIFSNEWWSKPMDEVLQTCIARHKTAV, from the coding sequence ATGCGTGATTTCGCGTCCGACCATCGCTGGTTGTCGCTCAACACGGCGACGATCCGCAAGCAGGGTGACCTCGTCGAGATCGTCGAGGCCTGTGCCAGGCACGGCATCCGCGCCATCGATCCCTGGCGCGACCAGGTCGCAGCCGTCGGCCTCGATCGCGCCGCGCGCGCGGTGCGCGAGGCCGGCCTCGATCTCTCAGGCTATTGCCGTGGCGGTATGTTCACCTCCGACGCATCGCGGCGGGTCGAGGTGCGCGACGATAACCGGCGCTGCGTTGATGAAGCCAAGGCGCTGGGAGCACCCTGCATCGTTCTCGTCGTCGGCGGCCTGCCGCAATATTCGCGGCCTGGCAGCGAGGCGTCGAAGGACATTGCCGGCGCGCGGACGCAGGTCGAGGAGGCGCTCGCCGAAATGCTCGACTACGCCAAACAGGCCAAGCTGCCGCTGGCGATCGAGCCGCTGCATCCGGCCTATGCGGCGGACCGCGCCTGCGTCAACACGACGAAGCAGGCGCTCGACATCTGCGACCGGCTTGATCCTGGTCGCAGCGGCATGCTCGGCGTCGCGCTCGACGTCTATCACATCTGGTGGGATCCCGAACTGATGGGGCAGATCGCGCGCGCCAGCCGAGATCGCCTGCTGGCCTTCCATGTCTGCGACTGGCTGGTGCCGACCAGGGACATTCTCAACGACCGCGGCATGATGGGCGACGGCGTGATCGACATCAAATCGGTGCGCGAAGCGGTCGAAGCACAGGGCTTTGCCGGCTATTCGGAGATCGAAATCTTCTCCAACGAGTGGTGGAGTAAACCGATGGACGAGGTGCTGCAAACCTGTATCGCGCGGCACAAGACGGCGGTTTAG
- a CDS encoding cytochrome P450 has translation MNASANELAASFDLEKLTPEFYDDPYPTYRALRENEPVKRLRNGTVFLTRYDDLVTTYKNTKSFSSDKKREFAPKYGDTPLYEHHTTSLVFNDPPAHTRVRRLIMGALSPRAITGMEPDIVKLVDDLLDAIAVKGDCELIEDFAASIPIEVIGNLLDVPHDERAPLRDWSLAILGALEPVVAPEVAARGNKAVTDFLAYLETLVARRRAKPGNPERDVLTRLIKGEDNGERLTEKELLHNCIFLLNAGHETTTNLIGNGLVALDRNPDQKRRLIDHPELIKTAVEEMLRYESSNQLGNRMTTERAELGGVMLDAGTSITLCIGAANRDPAQFPHPESFDIARTPNRHLAFATGAHQCAGMALARLEGAIAVSRFLARFPNYAVSGQPVRGGRVRFRGFLSVPCAIG, from the coding sequence ATGAACGCAAGTGCGAACGAACTGGCGGCCAGTTTCGATCTGGAGAAGCTGACGCCGGAATTCTACGACGATCCCTACCCGACCTATCGTGCACTGCGGGAGAACGAGCCGGTCAAGCGCCTACGCAACGGCACCGTGTTCCTGACCCGCTATGACGACCTCGTCACGACCTACAAGAACACAAAATCGTTCAGCTCGGACAAGAAGCGCGAGTTCGCGCCGAAATACGGCGACACACCGCTCTACGAGCACCACACCACCAGCCTCGTCTTCAACGATCCGCCGGCGCATACGCGCGTGCGGCGCCTGATCATGGGCGCGCTGTCGCCGCGCGCGATCACGGGGATGGAGCCTGATATCGTCAAGCTGGTCGACGACCTGCTCGACGCCATCGCCGTCAAAGGTGATTGCGAACTGATCGAGGATTTCGCCGCCTCGATCCCCATCGAGGTGATCGGCAATCTGCTCGACGTGCCCCATGACGAGCGCGCGCCGCTGCGCGACTGGTCGCTGGCGATCCTGGGCGCCCTCGAACCGGTGGTGGCGCCTGAAGTCGCTGCCCGCGGCAACAAGGCCGTGACGGATTTTCTCGCCTATCTCGAAACGCTGGTCGCACGCCGACGAGCGAAGCCTGGCAACCCCGAACGCGACGTGCTGACGCGACTGATCAAGGGCGAGGACAACGGCGAGCGGCTGACCGAGAAAGAGTTGCTGCACAACTGCATCTTCCTGCTCAACGCGGGCCACGAGACCACCACCAACCTGATCGGCAACGGCCTCGTGGCGCTCGACCGGAATCCGGATCAGAAGCGGCGGCTGATCGACCACCCCGAGCTGATCAAGACTGCGGTCGAAGAGATGCTGCGCTACGAGAGCTCGAACCAGCTCGGCAACCGCATGACCACGGAGCGGGCCGAGCTTGGCGGCGTCATGCTCGATGCCGGCACGTCGATCACGCTGTGCATCGGCGCGGCCAACCGCGATCCCGCGCAGTTTCCGCACCCCGAGAGCTTCGACATCGCACGCACGCCGAACCGGCATCTCGCCTTCGCCACCGGCGCGCATCAATGCGCCGGCATGGCGCTGGCGCGGCTGGAAGGCGCCATCGCGGTCTCACGCTTCTTGGCGCGCTTCCCGAATTATGCCGTGAGCGGACAGCCGGTCAGGGGCGGACGGGTGCGGTTCCGCGGCTTCTTGAGCGTGCCCTGCGCGATCGGCTGA
- a CDS encoding phosphonopyruvate decarboxylase encodes MLARADAADTAPSWPDDIFAALQRFDVRQVPYVPDAGHSRLIQRVLASSTMRGIPLTTEEEGVALLAGAWTGGQRGVLLMQSSGVGNCINMLSLIPILRFPFLTLVTMRGEWGEFNPWQVPMGSTTQGVFELSGVKVLRASNAAEVPAVLEAAAAQAYHALTPTAVLLSQRLIGAKVFTK; translated from the coding sequence ATGCTCGCCCGCGCTGACGCTGCCGACACGGCTCCTTCATGGCCAGACGATATCTTCGCGGCCCTGCAACGCTTCGACGTTCGGCAGGTGCCTTACGTGCCCGACGCCGGCCATTCGAGGCTGATCCAGCGCGTGCTGGCATCGTCCACGATGCGCGGCATTCCGCTGACGACGGAGGAGGAGGGCGTGGCGCTGCTCGCCGGCGCCTGGACGGGTGGCCAGCGCGGCGTGCTGTTGATGCAGTCGAGCGGGGTCGGCAATTGCATCAACATGCTGTCGCTGATCCCGATCCTGCGCTTTCCCTTCCTCACCCTGGTGACCATGCGTGGCGAGTGGGGCGAGTTTAATCCGTGGCAGGTGCCGATGGGATCGACCACGCAGGGCGTGTTCGAGCTCTCGGGCGTCAAGGTGCTGCGGGCGTCTAACGCAGCCGAGGTGCCGGCAGTGTTAGAGGCGGCGGCCGCGCAGGCCTACCACGCGCTCACGCCCACCGCCGTCCTGCTGTCGCAGCGCCTGATCGGCGCCAAGGTTTTCACCAAATGA
- a CDS encoding thiamine pyrophosphate-dependent enzyme, which produces MSKANLLDRRQVVSTLLADRKDVVAIGGLGASTNDMCAAGDHARNFYLWGGMGGAAMIGLGLALAQPKLPVLVITGDGEMLMGLGSLATIGLQKPSNLSIAVLDNEAYGETGGQTSHTAAAADLVGVAKACGIGDSRSVTTMAEVEAFAKAVHDVTAGPRFANVKIDSANLERILPSRDGTYILNRIRGDLGFQPI; this is translated from the coding sequence ATGAGCAAGGCCAATCTCCTCGACCGCCGTCAGGTGGTGTCCACGCTTCTCGCGGACCGCAAGGATGTGGTTGCGATCGGCGGCCTCGGCGCCTCCACCAACGACATGTGCGCGGCCGGCGACCATGCACGGAATTTCTACCTCTGGGGCGGCATGGGCGGGGCGGCGATGATCGGCCTGGGCCTCGCTTTGGCGCAGCCAAAATTGCCGGTGCTGGTCATCACCGGCGACGGCGAGATGCTGATGGGCCTGGGCAGCCTTGCCACCATCGGCCTGCAAAAGCCGTCCAATCTTTCGATCGCGGTGCTCGACAATGAGGCCTATGGCGAAACCGGGGGCCAGACCAGCCACACGGCCGCGGCCGCCGATCTGGTCGGCGTCGCCAAGGCCTGCGGCATCGGGGATAGCCGGTCTGTGACGACCATGGCCGAGGTCGAGGCCTTCGCCAAAGCCGTCCACGACGTTACGGCCGGGCCGCGCTTTGCCAATGTGAAGATCGACAGCGCCAATCTGGAGCGGATCTTGCCGAGCCGGGATGGGACCTACATCCTGAACCGAATTCGCGGCGACCTCGGTTTTCAGCCAATCTAG
- a CDS encoding TetR/AcrR family transcriptional regulator, translated as MSSLRMTSDLRRQLILGAAKRCFARHGYTGTTTKSVAAAAAISEALLFKHFPSKAALYAEILSDECEADPALMELLEREPSTATLVELIRGMVGHFMHVADGPDQEEAQRLRLMTTSHLDDGEFARLLYAKIETLIGAAFVASLKRAVAAGDARPYNGEPLNLFWFAHHTVMTAALTRLPVTPCLAYGKANDLERQLCEFLLRGIGLNDAAIASHLGRDQAACANKTAIAESA; from the coding sequence ATGAGCTCATTGCGTATGACGAGCGACCTGAGGCGTCAATTGATCCTCGGCGCCGCAAAGCGTTGCTTTGCCCGGCACGGCTATACCGGCACCACGACCAAGAGCGTGGCGGCCGCCGCTGCCATTTCCGAGGCGCTGTTGTTCAAGCATTTCCCGTCCAAGGCCGCGCTGTACGCCGAAATTCTCAGCGACGAATGCGAGGCGGACCCGGCGCTGATGGAGCTGCTCGAACGTGAGCCGTCGACCGCCACGTTGGTCGAACTGATCCGCGGCATGGTGGGGCATTTCATGCACGTCGCCGACGGGCCCGACCAGGAAGAGGCCCAGCGCCTGCGACTGATGACCACGAGTCATTTGGATGATGGCGAATTTGCCCGTTTGCTATATGCCAAGATCGAAACGCTGATCGGGGCGGCCTTCGTCGCCTCGCTTAAGCGTGCGGTTGCCGCGGGGGACGCGCGGCCATACAACGGCGAACCGCTCAACCTGTTCTGGTTTGCGCATCACACCGTGATGACGGCTGCGCTGACCAGGCTGCCGGTCACGCCGTGTCTCGCTTACGGCAAGGCGAACGACCTCGAGCGGCAGCTCTGTGAGTTTCTCCTGAGGGGTATCGGACTTAACGACGCCGCAATTGCTTCGCATTTAGGCCGCGATCAGGCCGCGTGTGCGAACAAGACGGCGATTGCAGAGAGTGCATGA
- a CDS encoding efflux RND transporter periplasmic adaptor subunit encodes MNIVTEHKISGEPIDNKAPKRPVRPVLWFIIVGALLAVLVGGLVWFNYFRGQMIKQFFANNKPPPVAVSAAEAKSEVVPNLLTAVGGLSAVHQVDVSADVNGRVTEIKFEPGTHVEAGTPLVQMFDAPEQGDLANYKAQSTVAQLSLDRAKQLASRQFGPQATVDQAQAAYDQAMAGIAKTEALISQKLVRAPFAGDLGVRKVEVGQYLTAGTAIVSLTDLSELWANFTVTEKDSGNLKVGQPVRLKVDAYPGRTFDAKITTIEPQISADTRNIRVQATISNPEKILKPGMFVTTTVVLPDKPAVVTVPETAVDYTLYGDSVFVITEKKEADGKTSLSAVRTFVQTGNRVEGRVEIVKGVKPGDKVVAVGQLKLQSGAAVSISTDPAPQIPAQPPRY; translated from the coding sequence ATGAACATCGTCACCGAACACAAGATTTCGGGCGAACCGATCGACAACAAGGCTCCCAAGCGTCCGGTCCGGCCGGTGCTCTGGTTCATCATCGTCGGCGCGCTTCTCGCCGTGCTCGTCGGTGGCCTCGTCTGGTTCAATTATTTCCGCGGCCAGATGATCAAGCAGTTCTTCGCCAACAACAAGCCGCCGCCGGTCGCGGTCAGCGCCGCCGAGGCGAAGTCCGAGGTGGTGCCGAACCTGCTGACGGCCGTCGGCGGGCTGTCCGCCGTGCACCAGGTCGACGTCAGCGCCGACGTCAACGGCCGCGTCACCGAGATCAAGTTCGAGCCGGGCACGCATGTCGAGGCCGGCACGCCGCTGGTGCAGATGTTCGACGCGCCGGAGCAGGGCGACCTCGCCAATTACAAGGCGCAGTCCACCGTCGCGCAGCTGTCGCTTGACCGCGCCAAGCAACTGGCGTCGCGCCAGTTCGGCCCGCAGGCAACCGTCGATCAAGCGCAGGCTGCCTACGACCAGGCAATGGCCGGGATCGCCAAGACCGAAGCGTTGATCTCCCAGAAGCTGGTCCGCGCGCCGTTCGCCGGCGATCTCGGCGTCCGCAAGGTCGAGGTCGGCCAGTATCTGACCGCCGGCACGGCTATCGTTTCGCTGACGGATCTGTCGGAGCTGTGGGCCAACTTCACGGTGACGGAAAAGGACTCGGGCAACCTCAAGGTCGGTCAGCCGGTCCGGTTGAAGGTCGACGCCTATCCGGGCCGCACCTTCGACGCCAAGATCACCACGATCGAGCCGCAGATCTCGGCCGACACCCGCAATATCCGCGTGCAGGCGACCATCTCCAATCCGGAGAAGATCCTGAAGCCCGGTATGTTCGTGACCACCACGGTGGTGCTGCCGGACAAGCCGGCCGTGGTCACCGTGCCGGAGACGGCGGTCGACTACACGCTGTACGGCGACTCGGTGTTCGTGATCACCGAGAAGAAGGAAGCTGACGGCAAGACCAGCCTGAGTGCGGTGCGCACTTTCGTGCAGACCGGCAACCGGGTCGAAGGCCGCGTCGAAATCGTCAAGGGCGTGAAGCCGGGCGACAAGGTCGTCGCCGTCGGCCAGCTCAAGCTGCAATCGGGCGCGGCGGTGTCGATTTCGACCGACCCGGCTCCGCAGATCCCGGCGCAGCCGCCGCGCTACTGA